gagaagcgaaatgactttcccaaggtcccagagcaggcaagtgacggggctgggatcagaacccgggtcctccggctccccggctcgggctttagccactaaggcctcgctgcttcccgttTTAacagtacctattgagcgcttacggggttcagagccctgcactaagcaccgggaaggGCTAAACGGTTGAGAAGcggatccagttcctgtccctcacggcCTAAaagttgtgggcgggggacgtgccTACCCACTCcgttatgctgtattctccccagtgcttagtagcctgttctgcacacaataagcgctcaataaatacagttgggcatttactgtgggcacagaactGTACTCATCACTTGAGAATGATATTGATaattatgggatctgttaagcacctcctaagggagaccactgtaataataataataataatgttggtatttgttaagcgcttactatgtgcagagcactgttctaagcgctggggtagacacaggggaatcgggttgtcccacgtggggctcacagtcttcgtccccattttacagatgagggaactgaggcccagcccacagtcccacagctgacaagtggcagagctgggatttgaactcatgacctctgactccaaagcccaggctctttccactgagccacgctgcttctctacgtgttggggtaggtaccagataatcaggtcccacacggggctcacggcctaaggtaggagggagaataggtattaaatccccattttgcacctaagtaaacaggcacagagaagttaagtgacttgcccaaggtcacccagtaggcacgtggtgaagcggggattagaacccaggaagagtgcgatacgacagagttggtagacacattcccttaccacaaAAGGGTCTACGGTCTAGAGGACCAAAACACACGTTGAACTACTTAATACAAGcggtaagtacagtgttctgtctacagtgagcgctcattcattccttcaatcgtatttattgagcgcttactatgtgcagaggactgtcctaagtcatcttccctcccaaacccggtcctctcccagacttctctattaccgtcgatggcacgaccgtccttcccgtctctcgggcccgcgatctcggtgtcgtcctcgactcgtctctctcgttcgccccgcgCGTCCtctccgttaccgagacccgccggtctcgcctcgacgatatcgccgagatccgccctctcctctccacccggacggctaccttaccgctacgggctctcgttatatcccggctagattactgcgtctgccttctctccgatctcccttcctcctctctcgccccgctccggtctattcttcgctccgccgcccggctcatcttcccgcagagacgctctgggcccgtcactccccttctcaaacacctccggcggcggcctatcgacctccgctccaaacaaaaactcctcactctaggcttcgaggctctccgtcaccttgccccttcctccctctcctcccttctctctttccaccgcccaccccgcacgctccgctcctccgccgcccgcctcctcgccgtccctcggtctcgcccgtcccgccgtcgacccccgggtcgcgtcctcccgcggtcccgggacgccctccctcctcacctccgccaaaccgattctctttccctcttcgaaaccctacttaaaactcacctcctccgagaggccttcccagaccgagctcctcttctccctctactccctctgccaccccccctttacctctctgcagcttaaccctctttttccccttttccctctgctcctccacctctcccttcccatccccacggcaccgtactcgtccgctcgactgtatatatttttcgttaccctatttattttgttaatgaatcgtacatcgcctcgattctatttagtcgccatcggtttttacgagatgttcttcccctcggctctattcatcgccatcgttctcgtccgtccgtctcccccgatcagaccgtgagcccgtcaaacggcagggaccgtctctatctgttgccgacttgttcatcccaagcgctcagtacagtgctctgcacatagtaagcgctcaataaatactattgaatgaatgaatgaaagctcttggaatgggcagttgggcaacagatcgagacaatccctgccgacgacgggctcacggtctaaacaatCCCGTTTCCGCCACTcaccagctgtgggactctgggccggtcgcttcacttctctggggctcagttccctcatctggaaaatggggattaagtccgtggaccacctgattccctggtatcttccccagtgcttagaatggtgctcggcacatagtaagcgcttgccaaataccGTCATGGTCCCTGCTGGCCGGTCCAGGGGCAAAGCCCCCTCAAACCTTCTAAGCAGAGAGGAGCGGCACCTCCGCCCTTCTCCGCGGGCTCCTCTACGGCTAAACCACCTatttttcagactgtgagctcccccgcCTAGGGGGGACAGCGACGggggctccctgcccacaccggacttTCTGTCTACAGTAGGAGACACACATTTATAgaaatcagcctcctctctgatctcccttcctcccgtctctccccgctccggtctattcttcattccgctgcccggctcatcttcctacagaaaggctctgggcggcctgtcactcccctcctcggaaacctccggtggttgcctatcgacctccgcacgaaacaaaaactcctcactcttggcttcagagctctccatcccctcgccccctcctccctctcctcccttctctctttccaccgcccaccccgcacgctccgctcccccgccgcccgcctccccgccgtcccccgttctcgcctctcccgccgtcgacccccggcccacgtccgcccgctgtcccggaacgccctccctcctcacggccgccaaactaactctctccccttcttcaaagccccactgagagctcccctcctccaggaggccctccgggactgagccctccctttccctctgcccctcctcccctcccccattccccctgctccctccctctgctcttcccccttcccctccccatagcacttgtgtatatttgtatatattatttgttactccattttattaacgttgcgtctatatctatgattttatttacctTGATGGCATTgacgcctacttgttttgttctccgtctcccccatttagtctgtgagcccactgatGGGCAGAGACGTAATAAGCGTCCCCCAAATGCCATTCCTATTAGTTCCCACCCGAACGTTTTCCCCGCCTGCTTTATCCGGGGGCCCgcacagagtaaccgcttaaTCGGTACAGTGACCGTTACTTCCACCGCTCCCGGAAACAGCACGgcccggtggcgagagcccgggcggcAGAGGACGCGGGCGCTACTCCCGGCTCCTTGGCTCTTCTGCCGCGCGACcccgggccagtcatttcacctctctgggcctcggacggctcatctgggaaacgggaatCAAGACcgagggccccacgtgggacgggggattCTCCTGCGTCCGTCCCAGCGCTCAGAAAGGTGCTCGGCCCCGGGGATGGCAcagcggaaagaacctgggcttcggagtcagagatcatgagttcgactcccggctctgccacttgtcagccgtgtgactgtgggcaggtcactaacttctctgtgcctcagttacctcgtctgtcaaatggggatcgactgtgagcctcacatgagacaacctgctcaccctatatctaccccagcgcttagaacagtgctctgcacatagtaagcgcttaacaaataccaacattattattattaagaaaaagcCTGCCGTGGTTAGGAGCGTGGTCGTTAATTACCGCCGTAGCCTCCGCCTGCCGTTCCCGCGAGCCGGAGGGGCGGCCTTCCCCGCCGCCGCGAGGCCTCCTCCGGTTCTAGAACCCCGGAGGCCGCTGCCGTTCCGGAACCCTTCTGTGCCCCGCCGGCCGGCCAGGATGCTGTGGCGCGACCGTCTCCTCACCCTCACCTTCCCCCCGGAGGGCATAATGACCACCGTCTCCCTGTTGTTCTTCATGGTCCACCTGGGCATCTTCATAAACGACCTCAACCACTTCTTTAACACCTACCTCTTCGACCAGATGAGCTTTCGCTACACGGTGACGCTGCTGGtgcgggccgggaggcggggcccgggggcgggtcggccggggcgggccggcggggggggggggcggagggccgggggccgtcccctcgccgcccccgctctcctctccctgcccgtgCCCGGGGTTGCGGAGCGGGGAAGGGCCTTCAGTTTTCGCAGGTGATGAGCTTCCTGTGGGCGGCCATGGGGTCGCTCTACGCCGAGATGATGAAGAAAAACTTCCTGCGCTTCCTCTCTCTCGTCTCCCTGGgtgagcggagcggagcggagcggcgcggtgggggcgggaggcggcggggaaggcggggaggggggccggaggggagccgCTCGGCTCCGGGGCTGACGGAGCCCCggccccccttccccgtccccagtACTCAACACCCTGATGTTCTTCCTCCGCTTGATCCTGGAACTCTTCACCATGGACTACCGGGAGGAGCAGCACTGAACGGGGGGACGaggccgggcctcggccccccCAAACCCCGGGGTCCTCTCCGCCCGGACCGAGTGGGGGCAggccggagtggggagggaggaagggaggcgacAGAGGATGCCGGTTTTATTAAAGTCCGTCGTTTATTTCCCACGCTCCGgctctccccgggggcgggggcgggggcgggggggagcgggccgggggggagcCCGGCCGAGGACGAGAGgtggcgggggacgggggaaCGGGGGCCGGCGCGAGGCCCCGGGGAGGCCCCGGAGCCGCGGCCCCTAGCAGCCGGGGGGGGACTcgtcccgccctccccctccccccgacgcggaggagggcgggggcggccggagtggggaggggacccctcctccccccgccgggcCTCAGGCGGGCCCCACGCGGATGTGGGGGTTCATGAGGGGGTCCAGGTTGGGGTCGCTGTCGGCGGCGGCGCGGCCCAGGCGGGACATGAGGACGACGAGGGCCAGGAATCCCAGcaggcccagcagcagcagcagccccgccCGCTGCACCAACGTCAGGGGCCGCTTGCGGGGGCCCGCCCGGCTCCtgcgggacggacggacggaaggaaggaaggaaggaaggaaggaaggaaggaaggaaggaaggaaggaaggaaggaaggacggaaggaccgAAGGAAGGAcggctgggggaggcgggagaggccccgccccaccctcccgccgagccgcggctccccgggccccccgccccggacggcCGGACCCCCCCCCGCACCCGCTTACCGGAGGAGCTGCGCGAGCCAGCCCAGGGCGGGCCTCCGCCGGTACTTGTCGTCGTCGCAGTCGTCGCgggaccccgccgccgcccggtccccgtccccctcccgcgTGTCGTACACCTTCCGCGGGGCAGAGGCTGAGGGCGGGGCACGGGGTCAGGGGCCGCGGCTCTCCctgccgcccgccctccccccccgcccccttctcgcTCCCGGGGCCGCCCGGCACCGCCCCGACTCCCCGGTCTAGGGGTTGGCAGGAGGGCGAGAAGAGCGGGCACCTCCCCGgctgaccccggccccgccctccccctctagaccgtaagggcgtcgcgggcggggaacgtgtccgtctaccgttccgccgtcctctcccgagcacccggtacggtgctccgcgcccggTACGCCCTCGATAAGTGCCACCGACcgactgcctcctccctccccggcccgggggttCCAGCCCCTTCACCCCGCCCAGGCGGCGAGAGCGGGGGCTCGTCCCCGCTCCCGGGACGCAGGGGATCATCGGGGACGCGCTCCGCTCCCCCGggcctccgcccccccgccccggcccccaccgcctccccgctGCGGCGGCTCTCACCGGCCAGGGGATCCGGGCCCCCCATGTGGATGACGGCGTGCTGCTCCGGCCGGCCCGAAGAAGGAGGCGGCGGCCTGGGGGGGCCGCCGTAGTAGGACGGGGTTCCCGCGGCGGCCGGCACCTCGTCCGGTCCGGGGGCCGCGccggctgcggggagggggaggagggggagcagagcgtCAGGGCGAGAGGACACGGGCCGGGCCGCGGGCGCCGGGGACAAGGGACGGGGCCGCTCCCTCACCGTTGAAGTTGGACCAGTCGGAGAAGTCCGAGGCGTCGAGGGTCTCGGGCTCGGGGACCGCCTCGTCGATCTGGGGACGGGAAACTCGGTCGGCGACCCCGGCCGCCCCACGCCCGCCCGAGCCGCCCGCCTCGCCCCGGCCGCTCACCAGCGGGAGCCCCAGTCCGGCCCGGGCCCAGTTGACGGTGGCCAGCTTCTCCCGCAGGGCGGTGGCCACGGGGCCGGCCAGGTTGCCGGGGGGGAAGACGGGGCCGCTGCAGCTGGGACACTGATAGCCGGCGGGGGCCGTGTTGAGGGGCAGCTGGGCGGCCCGCTCGTTGAGGCAGGCCCAGTGAAAGAGATctgcggcgggagggggggggggggggagatcgtCACGGCTCGCCGACGCGGCTGCAGGCTCGgttgcaccgtcctctcccgagcgcccggcaCGCGGGAAGCCCTCGATGAACGCCGCCGGCCGAGGAGTCGGGAGGggagcctcccccgcccccgggaagcccccgcgggccggcgggccgcccgcccggccccgggagacCCGGCGTCCGGCTCTCACCGTAGCAGACGAGGCGCGCCGTCTCCCGCGTGGAGAGGAGAGTGTTGCAGAGACGGCAGTTGGGGTTGTAGTCGCTGTCCTGGAGCCACTGCAGGTACGACTGGACGATGCACtggaggggaggacgggggctccggtgggcgggggacggggcggcccgaggggctcccccggcccccacccaccctgcccGCCCTCCTTCGGCGACGATGCCCGTCGACTCGTCGGGACGCGTGCGGGTCTATAATCTCATTTACGTCGACTCCCCTTTACTCGTCTCACTGTCCGTCTACCCGCCctcctagaccgcgagccccttgtggggtaggGACAGTCTCTGTGGCTGGATCGCGCTTTCAAAGTGCTTCGGACagggccccgcacacggtaagcgctccggaaAGGCGATCGGACGAACGTATGAACGAAGGATCGACTCCTCTCGTATCCGGGCAGGCCGAGGCGAGCCGGCGGCCCGGAGATCAGAGCCGGGCCCGccctcgggggccggggaagggggtccccgatgcggcggccgccgccccgccccgccccgccccgccccgccccgtacCTTGGCATGGTTGGCCACCAGGCAGTGCTCGCAGACGTTGACCCGGTGCTCGAAGCAGAACAGGTTGGTCACCTTCCTCTTGGGGCACTTACAGAGCCCCATGGTCCCCCGCCGGCGCCTGTGGGGACAGAGAGATGAcagcccggggcgggcggggactctccctctttcttgctGAACTGGCCTTTCCGAGCGTTTAGTTCAGGGCCCCGCgcacagcagaagcagcgtggcttcgtggcaagagcccggggtggggagtcagaggtcgtgggttctaatcccggctccgtccctgatcagctgggtgacttggggtgagtcactttgcttctctgggcctcagttccctcatccgtcaaatggggatgacgattgcgagccccatgtggaacaaactgatatctcccttggtgcttagaacggtgctgtgcacctagtaagcgcttaatatacaccattattattattattattaagagattgaacggttgggggggggggcgcaagaCTGAATGGCAGGGAGGATGGGCGTCAGAttccagcgtggtttagtggcaagagcccgggctcgggagtcggaggtcgtgggttctaatcccgcctccgccccttgtctgctgggtgaccttgggccagccatttcacctctctgtgcctcagttccctcatctgtcacatggggatgaagacggggagccccaggtggggcaacctggtgacctcgttatctcccccggcgctcagaacagtgctcggcacgaactaaacgcttaacaaataccatcattactcctCCCGCGAGGCTcaggggcgagagcccgggcttgggagtcacaggacgtgggttcaaatcccgcctccgccgcttgtcagctttggggggggactttgggccagtcactgcacttctccgggcctccgcggcctcatctggaaaatggggatgaagaccgggagcctcacgggggcccccctgatgaccctgcatctcccccagcgcttagaacagggctccgcacgtagtaagcgcttcccaaatgtcGGCATTGTTGTCGTCAGTGTAGGAGCGggtggcccccgccccgccccctccgtggTCGTCACTCAccggccccggcggcggcccccgcgcccagggggaagaggagcggagAGCGCCCCGCCGAGCCGAGCCGCGCCCCGCCGAGccgccctccctccgcctccgcccccgctgctcctcctcgtCGCCGGTGGGGCCTCGgcggctccccggggcccggggctgccACGTCTCTTCCGGGTGCGGCGCGCGCCGATGACGACACCGCCCCCGCGCCCCGGCGCACGCGCACGCGCCGGCCCctcgggggagggtggggggggcgggcgccCCCGGCTCGCGCAtgcgcgcggcgggggggggaagggcgggcggTGACGTCAGTTCCGGCGAGGGCGGGAAGGCGCGAAGGCGCGAAGGCGAGGAGGCGCGCGGGCCGGGCTGTGGCGCCGAGATGGCGGCGGCGCGGAGGCCCATCGCCCTCACCAAGATCGCGGCCCGGACCCCGAGCgccgcgcccgccgcccccgACCCGCCGCGGAGGAGCCTCAGGGTCAGTGTTTCCgctcactcctccctcccctcctgccgagCGCCCCGCTCTTCGCTCAAAGGGATCGAGCCAGCGCTTCCTGCGcgcgcagcattcattcattcattcattcagcgggatgcgttgagcgcttcctctctgcagagcacgggactgagcatTCTTTCTTTCAACGGGATTgactgagcgcctcctgggtgcagagcgctggacggtTCATTCAgggggatttatggagcgcttcttgtgtgcagagcactggactattcattcatttagcggGATCTAtggagcgcttcttgtgtgcagagcactgggccgatCATTcagcgggatttattgagcgcttcctctatgCGGAGCGCAGGACTGTGCATTCagggggatttactgagcgcttgcgcgcagagcactgaactattcattcattcagcgggatttgttgagcgcttcctatgtgcagagcactggactgatcattcattcattcagtgggatttattgagcgcttcctatgtacagagcacaagaCTGATCATTCGGCGGgactgactgagcgcttcctgtgtgcagagcacaggactgttcaggggatttaccgagcacttcctgtatgcagagcacaggactgttcATTcaggggatttactgagcacttcctgtgtgaagagcacaggactgttcaggggatttactgagcatttcctgtatgcagagcacaggactgttcATTcaggggatttactgagcgcttcccgtgtgcagagcacaggactgttcATTCaggggatttactgagcatttcccgtctgcagagcacaggactgttcATTcaggggatttactgagcacttcccgtgtgcagagccctggactgatcattcagtgggatttattgagtgcttcctatgtgcagagcatgggactATTCATTCagcgggatttactgagcgcctcctgtgtgcagagtactggactgtgCATTcagggggatttattgagcacttcttgtgtgcagagcactggactgatcattc
This portion of the Ornithorhynchus anatinus isolate Pmale09 chromosome 3, mOrnAna1.pri.v4, whole genome shotgun sequence genome encodes:
- the TMEM262 gene encoding transmembrane protein 262, whose product is MLWRDRLLTLTFPPEGIMTTVSLLFFMVHLGIFINDLNHFFNTYLFDQMSFRYTVTLLFSQVMSFLWAAMGSLYAEMMKKNFLRFLSLVSLVLNTLMFFLRLILELFTMDYREEQH
- the ZFPL1 gene encoding zinc finger protein-like 1, translating into MGLCKCPKRKVTNLFCFEHRVNVCEHCLVANHAKCIVQSYLQWLQDSDYNPNCRLCNTLLSTRETARLVCYDLFHWACLNERAAQLPLNTAPAGYQCPSCSGPVFPPGNLAGPVATALREKLATVNWARAGLGLPLIDEAVPEPETLDASDFSDWSNFNAGAAPGPDEVPAAAGTPSYYGGPPRPPPPSSGRPEQHAVIHMGGPDPLAASAPRKVYDTREGDGDRAAAGSRDDCDDDKYRRRPALGWLAQLLRSRAGPRKRPLTLVQRAGLLLLLGLLGFLALVVLMSRLGRAAADSDPNLDPLMNPHIRVGPA